In one Streptomyces sp. NBC_01241 genomic region, the following are encoded:
- a CDS encoding ABC transporter ATP-binding protein, which produces MTPVLELNGASFSYRGHTEPVVEDISLAIETGQSLALVGESGAGKTTLLRLLLGLARTTAGTVRFDGEELNPRDSEQMRRFRRSVQCVFQDPYSSLDPRQRVGSIVSEPLRSLGIDSRVTAVPKVADALERVGLPADTAQRYPHEFSGGQRQRIAIARATVCDPRVLLADEPVSALDVTTRVKVVDLLNELKQEQGLTLVMVSHDLSVVASLCERTAVLERGRIVEQGRTAQVLGAPAHPYTRRLVESVPRLPA; this is translated from the coding sequence ATGACGCCGGTACTGGAGCTGAACGGAGCCTCCTTCAGCTACCGAGGACACACTGAGCCCGTCGTCGAGGACATCTCCCTCGCCATCGAGACCGGGCAGAGCCTCGCTCTGGTCGGCGAATCGGGCGCCGGCAAGACGACTCTGCTGCGGCTGCTGCTCGGGCTCGCCCGGACAACCGCCGGTACCGTCCGGTTCGACGGCGAGGAGCTGAACCCGCGCGACAGCGAGCAGATGCGGCGATTCAGGCGCAGTGTGCAGTGCGTCTTCCAGGACCCGTACTCGTCGCTGGATCCGCGTCAGCGCGTCGGCAGCATCGTGTCCGAACCACTGCGTTCCCTCGGTATCGACAGCCGAGTCACCGCCGTACCCAAGGTGGCCGACGCCCTGGAGCGGGTCGGACTCCCGGCCGACACGGCGCAGCGCTATCCACACGAGTTCTCCGGCGGCCAGCGCCAGCGCATCGCGATTGCCCGCGCGACCGTGTGCGACCCGCGAGTGCTGCTCGCCGACGAGCCCGTCAGTGCACTCGACGTCACCACGCGTGTGAAGGTCGTCGACCTGCTCAACGAGTTGAAGCAGGAGCAGGGCCTGACGCTCGTCATGGTCTCCCACGACTTGTCGGTGGTCGCCTCGTTGTGCGAACGCACCGCCGTTCTGGAGCGCGGCCGCATTGTCGAACAGGGCAGGACCGCGCAGGTGCTGGGCGCTCCCGCGCACCCGTACACGCGTCGCCTCGTCGAAAGCGTGCCGCGACTGCCCGCTTGA
- a CDS encoding ATP-binding cassette domain-containing protein has product MNVLDVTDLTIRAADGRTLVDSLSLTMAPGERLGLIGESGSGKSLTTLAVLGLLPDGMTVTGSAELVGTQIVGASEKQLTGVRGRDAAIVFQEPLTALDPLMRVGRQIAEPLARRRRLKGAELKRAVAKALEQVRLPEPDRIARAFPHEISGGQRQRIALAMALACDPKLLIADEPTTALDVTVQSDMLDLLDTLVQERDMAVLFVSHDLAVVSKVADRVLVMKDGRAVEEGDVREVVRTPREEYTKALVESARQLESALDLRSAR; this is encoded by the coding sequence ATGAACGTCCTCGACGTAACTGACCTCACGATCCGTGCGGCTGACGGGCGCACCCTGGTCGACAGTCTCTCGCTGACCATGGCACCCGGTGAACGCCTGGGCCTCATCGGTGAGTCGGGCTCCGGGAAGTCGCTGACCACGCTCGCCGTGCTCGGCCTGCTGCCCGACGGCATGACGGTCACCGGCAGCGCCGAGCTCGTCGGCACCCAGATCGTGGGCGCGAGCGAGAAACAGCTCACAGGTGTACGGGGCCGGGACGCCGCCATCGTCTTCCAGGAGCCGCTCACCGCACTCGATCCGCTGATGCGCGTCGGCAGGCAGATCGCCGAACCGCTGGCCAGAAGGCGGAGGCTGAAGGGCGCCGAGCTGAAGCGGGCTGTCGCGAAGGCGCTGGAGCAAGTGCGGCTGCCCGAGCCCGACCGCATCGCCCGCGCCTTCCCGCACGAAATCTCCGGCGGACAACGACAACGCATCGCCCTTGCCATGGCACTGGCCTGCGACCCGAAGCTGCTCATCGCGGACGAGCCGACCACCGCTCTCGATGTCACCGTGCAGTCCGACATGCTCGACCTGCTCGACACCCTCGTCCAGGAACGGGACATGGCCGTCCTTTTCGTCAGCCACGACCTCGCGGTCGTCTCGAAGGTCGCCGATCGTGTCCTGGTCATGAAGGACGGTCGCGCCGTTGAGGAGGGCGACGTCCGCGAGGTCGTACGTACCCCGCGCGAGGAGTACACCAAGGCGCTGGTGGAAAGCGCGCGGCAGCTGGAATCGGCTCTGGATCTGAGGAGTGCGCGATGA
- a CDS encoding ABC transporter permease: MKQSAKRSYTLAIGCVLAGLIAVLALVSLFWLPYAADDTSGGRLTGPGAGHLLGTDKLGRDLFTQLMTGSRIAFEAGLGSVLIAAALGGALGVLAAFAQGWLDDTLSAFLDILIAFPTLLLAMLIVAARSATLGSAVLAIGLAQSAVVARLVRILVKRVLAQDYITAARTSGTSWARIVAGHVLPNIWPTLVVNLALQFGLAVLAEAGLSYLGLGAPPPNASWGRMLQEAQATFTTAPAGALAPGILLVLLVIGVNLVADGLRDTLDPATRRRRA, from the coding sequence ATGAAGCAGTCGGCGAAGCGCTCGTACACATTGGCCATCGGATGCGTCCTGGCCGGTCTGATCGCCGTCCTCGCACTGGTCTCGCTCTTCTGGCTTCCGTACGCCGCCGACGACACGTCCGGCGGACGGCTCACGGGCCCCGGTGCGGGCCATCTGCTCGGCACCGACAAGCTCGGCCGCGATCTGTTCACCCAGCTGATGACCGGTTCCCGTATCGCCTTCGAAGCGGGCCTGGGATCGGTCCTCATCGCGGCCGCCCTCGGTGGCGCGTTGGGCGTGCTTGCGGCGTTCGCGCAGGGGTGGCTCGACGATACGCTCTCCGCGTTCCTCGACATCCTGATCGCCTTCCCGACGCTGCTGCTGGCGATGCTCATCGTCGCCGCCCGCTCGGCCACGCTGGGGTCCGCCGTGCTGGCGATCGGCCTCGCTCAGAGCGCGGTCGTGGCACGGCTGGTGCGGATCCTGGTCAAGCGGGTCCTTGCTCAGGACTACATCACGGCCGCGCGCACATCGGGCACGTCATGGGCGCGAATCGTGGCCGGGCACGTACTGCCCAACATCTGGCCGACGCTCGTGGTGAACCTGGCCCTCCAGTTCGGGCTCGCGGTGCTGGCCGAGGCCGGCCTCTCCTACCTGGGTCTGGGAGCGCCGCCGCCCAACGCCTCGTGGGGCCGCATGCTCCAGGAGGCGCAGGCCACCTTCACCACGGCCCCGGCAGGCGCGCTGGCCCCCGGCATCCTTCTCGTCCTGCTCGTCATCGGCGTGAACCTCGTCGCCGACGGACTGCGCGACACCCTCGACCCTGCGACCCGGCGGAGGCGCGCATGA
- a CDS encoding ABC transporter permease: MGRYLLRRLAFLLVSLALASVVLFVLLRMLPGDPANALTSVGASPEQIAAARHSIGSDRPLPEQFIHWIGQLASGDLGTSFVSSLPVGPEISSRLNVTIPLTLAAFALAVLIAVPVGFVAAHRRRTWYGALLNGVSQLGIAVPVFWLGMILIAVFALNAGWLPAGGFPQDGWAQPAEAIRSLTLPVVTIALVMSASLIRYVRSAALDVLGSDYLRTARAMGSSFGRAMWRHGLRNASVPVISILGIELASTLLGAVVVESVYALPGLGSLLATGIAQHDYPVIQGVLFVSTLAVLIIGFAADFTQRIIDPRLRGRLSGGVR; this comes from the coding sequence ATGGGCCGGTACCTCCTGCGCCGCCTCGCCTTCCTGTTGGTTTCGCTGGCGCTCGCGAGCGTGGTCCTGTTCGTGCTGCTGCGAATGCTGCCGGGTGACCCCGCGAACGCCCTCACCTCGGTGGGCGCCAGCCCCGAGCAGATCGCGGCGGCACGGCACTCCATCGGCTCCGACCGGCCGCTGCCCGAGCAGTTCATCCACTGGATCGGGCAGTTGGCGAGCGGCGACCTCGGTACGTCGTTCGTCAGCTCACTGCCGGTCGGGCCCGAGATCAGCTCCCGGCTGAACGTCACCATCCCGCTCACACTGGCCGCGTTCGCCCTGGCGGTGCTCATCGCCGTTCCGGTGGGCTTCGTGGCCGCACACCGACGCCGGACCTGGTACGGCGCGCTGCTCAATGGAGTGTCCCAACTGGGCATCGCCGTGCCCGTGTTCTGGCTCGGCATGATCCTCATAGCCGTCTTCGCCCTGAACGCCGGCTGGCTTCCCGCGGGCGGCTTCCCGCAGGACGGCTGGGCACAGCCGGCCGAGGCGATCCGCTCACTCACCCTGCCCGTCGTCACCATCGCCCTCGTGATGAGCGCCTCGCTGATCCGCTACGTCAGGTCGGCCGCACTCGACGTGCTGGGCAGCGACTATCTGCGTACCGCACGAGCCATGGGCTCGTCGTTCGGACGGGCCATGTGGCGGCACGGGCTGCGCAACGCCTCCGTGCCGGTGATTTCGATCCTCGGCATCGAGCTGGCGTCCACGCTGCTGGGCGCGGTGGTCGTGGAGTCCGTGTATGCGCTCCCGGGTCTCGGCTCGCTGCTCGCGACCGGCATAGCGCAACACGACTATCCGGTGATTCAGGGCGTGCTGTTCGTCTCCACGCTCGCGGTGCTGATCATCGGCTTCGCGGCCGACTTCACACAGCGGATCATCGATCCGCGGTTGCGCGGCAGGCTCTCGGGAGGTGTCCGATGA
- a CDS encoding ABC transporter substrate-binding protein, translating to MSIKKTSLYGGATAAALALTLTACGGGSHTGGAGTGAHDKNATINIGSLYEPQNLDNTAGGGQGVTEALNGNVYEGLFKLTDDGKVENLLAQDYKVSGDGLTYTFTLHDGVKFHSGKKVTSQDVKYSLEKVIAKDSQSARKSNLEVIESIETPDARTVKVQLSKKSISFVYNLSYVWIINSEAKGLKTTEDGTGPYQLKKWTRGSALSLDRFAGYWGDAAANKQVVFHYYKDATALNNALLTDAVDVVTSEQSPDALDQFKSNQNYKVSDGNSTTKLLLAFNDKAKPFTDVKVRQAVSAAIDDKKLLESVWGGYGKPIGSMVPPTDPWYEDLTKVNAYDTARAKKLLAEAGYAKGFSFTLDTPNYDPHPTAATFIKSQLAKVGITVKINTITPDEWYTKVYKNHDFTATLQEHVNDRDLVWYGNPDFYWGYDNKQVTRWVEEAEQASTTAEQTELLKKVNRKTAEDAASDWLYLYPQIVVANSKLSGYPVNGLNSQFLAYDIKKG from the coding sequence ATGAGCATCAAGAAGACCTCCCTGTACGGCGGAGCCACCGCCGCCGCCCTCGCCCTGACCCTCACCGCCTGTGGCGGAGGCTCCCACACGGGCGGCGCCGGCACAGGGGCGCACGACAAGAACGCCACGATCAACATTGGTTCGCTCTACGAGCCGCAGAACCTCGACAACACCGCGGGCGGCGGCCAGGGCGTCACCGAGGCGCTCAACGGGAACGTCTACGAAGGGCTGTTCAAGCTCACCGACGACGGCAAGGTCGAGAACCTGCTCGCCCAGGACTACAAGGTCAGCGGCGACGGGCTCACGTACACCTTCACCCTGCACGACGGTGTGAAGTTCCACAGTGGCAAGAAGGTCACCAGCCAGGACGTCAAGTACAGCCTGGAGAAGGTGATCGCGAAGGACTCGCAGTCCGCGCGCAAGAGCAATCTTGAGGTCATCGAGTCCATCGAGACGCCCGATGCGCGCACGGTGAAGGTCCAGCTGTCGAAGAAGTCGATCTCCTTCGTCTACAACCTCTCCTACGTCTGGATCATCAACTCCGAGGCGAAGGGCCTCAAGACGACCGAGGACGGCACCGGCCCGTACCAGCTCAAGAAGTGGACTCGCGGTTCCGCACTCAGCCTCGACCGGTTCGCCGGTTACTGGGGTGACGCCGCCGCCAACAAGCAGGTCGTCTTCCACTACTACAAGGACGCGACCGCTCTGAACAACGCGCTCCTGACCGACGCAGTGGATGTCGTCACGAGCGAGCAGTCGCCCGACGCCCTCGACCAGTTCAAGAGCAACCAGAACTACAAGGTCAGCGACGGCAACTCGACGACCAAGCTGCTGCTCGCCTTCAACGACAAGGCCAAGCCCTTCACGGACGTCAAGGTCCGCCAGGCTGTCTCCGCGGCCATCGACGACAAGAAGCTGCTGGAGTCCGTCTGGGGCGGCTACGGCAAGCCCATTGGCTCCATGGTGCCGCCCACCGACCCGTGGTACGAGGACCTCACCAAGGTCAACGCCTACGACACCGCGCGCGCCAAGAAGCTGCTCGCCGAGGCGGGATACGCGAAGGGCTTCTCCTTCACGCTCGACACCCCGAACTACGACCCGCACCCCACCGCGGCGACCTTCATCAAGTCGCAGCTCGCCAAGGTCGGCATCACCGTCAAGATCAACACGATCACGCCGGACGAGTGGTACACGAAGGTCTACAAGAACCACGACTTCACGGCCACGCTTCAGGAACACGTCAACGACCGCGACCTGGTCTGGTACGGCAACCCCGACTTCTACTGGGGCTACGACAACAAGCAGGTCACCCGGTGGGTCGAGGAGGCCGAGCAGGCGTCCACGACCGCTGAGCAGACCGAACTCCTGAAGAAGGTCAACCGCAAGACCGCCGAGGACGCGGCCAGCGACTGGCTGTACCTGTACCCGCAGATCGTCGTGGCCAACAGCAAGCTGTCCGGCTACCCGGTCAACGGTCTGAACTCCCAGTTCCTCGCCTACGACATCAAGAAGGGCTGA
- a CDS encoding DUF1684 domain-containing protein, whose amino-acid sequence MSNAVSHAAAVPDQPTDPAEDWEAWRAERRRSVTSATGNLALVETHWAPAGERPDPDAARAGQPDSVTVTTVERTDFVSGRPEYGLRFWDAQSPAIQNFDRTDVFPYDPAWVLEASYTPVPGARRVGFEHIRDNGGTRDLVVPGDIELTLDGRDYTLSAFDDDGTLLLVFGDPTNGDITYGAGRFLFVTHSGEGRVLLDFNRAFVPPCGFSDQYNCPMPPRQNRFHLPVEAGEKRPVFRDGFPAQH is encoded by the coding sequence ATGAGTAATGCCGTGTCCCACGCCGCCGCAGTCCCTGACCAGCCGACCGATCCTGCCGAGGACTGGGAGGCATGGCGCGCCGAGCGGCGGCGCTCCGTCACCTCGGCCACCGGGAATCTCGCCCTCGTCGAGACCCACTGGGCCCCGGCCGGTGAGCGCCCCGACCCCGATGCGGCACGTGCCGGACAGCCGGATTCCGTGACCGTCACCACGGTCGAGCGCACCGACTTCGTCAGCGGCCGGCCCGAGTACGGTCTCCGCTTCTGGGACGCGCAGTCCCCCGCGATCCAGAACTTCGATCGCACCGATGTCTTCCCGTACGACCCGGCCTGGGTGCTGGAGGCCTCGTACACCCCGGTGCCAGGTGCCAGGCGGGTCGGATTCGAGCACATCCGGGACAACGGCGGCACCCGAGATCTCGTCGTGCCGGGAGACATCGAGCTCACCCTGGACGGCCGGGACTACACACTGAGCGCCTTCGACGACGACGGCACCCTGCTGCTCGTCTTCGGTGACCCCACCAACGGCGACATCACCTACGGTGCCGGGCGCTTCCTCTTCGTCACCCACAGCGGCGAGGGCCGTGTCCTCCTCGACTTCAACCGCGCCTTCGTGCCGCCCTGCGGATTCTCCGACCAGTACAACTGTCCGATGCCGCCGCGGCAGAACCGTTTCCACCTGCCGGTCGAGGCCGGAGAGAAGCGCCCCGTCTTCCGCGACGGCTTCCCCGCGCAGCACTGA
- a CDS encoding M28 family metallopeptidase, producing the protein MNARNRRTTVAAVSVAGLIAPLLLIGSGTASAHSDPAKEAAKLAEKLVKKSNAADAYEHLKQFQRIADRNGNTRVAGSEGHRQSAEYVEGLLRKAGYSVTRNEFDYPFTQTLAESLRVVSPQQQDVPLIAMTYSASSPVGGITAPVAVVPVNATTGCEPEDYAPGAFTGKIALIKRGGCAFAQKQETAAGAGAVGAIIYNNTEGALNGTLGDPSVAKIPAGGVTQADGEALAAKAAAGAVTVNLEIRTFAETRHTYNVIAETKGGDADNVVMFGAHLDSVAAGPGINDNGSGSAGILDVALNLAHENVKNKVRFAWWSAEEFGLLGSEAYVNSLSAADLAKVKLYLNFDMIASPNYAQFVYDGDDSDQVGAGPGPEGSAQLERQITDYLDSRGIPHEGTDFTGRSDYGPFIEVGIPSGGTFTGAEGVKTTEQAKVYGGKAGVAYDACYHAACDTLKNINMKAFDVNVDVIASAVGQYAWDTSLLSKPVAPQNTKGSAGSGGGLHEGHDHEVTE; encoded by the coding sequence TTGAACGCTCGGAACCGCCGCACCACGGTAGCCGCCGTATCCGTCGCAGGGCTCATAGCGCCGCTGCTGCTGATCGGATCGGGCACCGCCTCCGCCCACAGCGACCCTGCCAAGGAGGCTGCCAAGCTCGCCGAGAAGCTCGTCAAGAAAAGCAACGCCGCGGATGCCTACGAGCATCTGAAGCAGTTCCAGCGGATCGCTGACAGGAACGGGAACACCCGGGTGGCCGGGTCGGAGGGGCACCGGCAGTCGGCCGAGTACGTCGAAGGCCTGCTGAGGAAGGCCGGGTACTCGGTGACCCGGAACGAGTTCGACTACCCGTTCACCCAGACGCTGGCGGAGAGCCTGCGGGTGGTGTCGCCGCAGCAGCAGGACGTCCCGTTGATCGCCATGACGTACTCCGCCAGCAGCCCGGTCGGCGGCATCACCGCCCCGGTCGCGGTGGTGCCGGTCAACGCCACCACCGGCTGCGAGCCGGAGGACTACGCCCCCGGGGCATTCACCGGAAAGATCGCGCTGATCAAGCGCGGCGGCTGCGCCTTTGCGCAGAAGCAGGAGACCGCCGCCGGTGCGGGCGCGGTCGGCGCGATCATCTACAACAACACCGAGGGCGCGCTCAACGGCACCCTGGGAGACCCGTCCGTCGCCAAGATCCCGGCCGGCGGCGTCACGCAGGCGGACGGCGAGGCGCTCGCGGCCAAGGCCGCCGCCGGCGCAGTGACCGTCAACCTGGAGATCCGCACCTTCGCGGAGACCCGGCACACCTACAACGTGATCGCCGAGACCAAGGGCGGCGACGCCGACAACGTGGTGATGTTCGGCGCCCACCTGGACTCGGTGGCGGCCGGCCCGGGCATCAATGACAACGGCTCCGGCTCCGCCGGCATCCTCGACGTGGCCCTGAACCTCGCCCACGAGAACGTCAAGAACAAGGTGCGCTTCGCCTGGTGGTCGGCTGAGGAGTTCGGACTGCTGGGCTCGGAGGCGTACGTCAACAGCCTCTCGGCGGCGGACCTTGCGAAGGTCAAGCTGTACCTGAACTTCGACATGATCGCCTCGCCGAACTACGCCCAGTTCGTCTACGACGGCGACGACTCCGACCAGGTCGGTGCCGGCCCCGGCCCGGAGGGCTCGGCGCAGCTGGAGCGGCAGATCACCGACTACCTGGACAGCCGGGGCATCCCGCACGAGGGCACCGACTTCACCGGCCGGTCGGACTACGGGCCGTTCATCGAGGTGGGCATCCCCTCGGGCGGCACCTTCACCGGTGCCGAGGGCGTCAAGACGACCGAGCAGGCAAAGGTGTACGGCGGTAAGGCCGGTGTCGCGTACGACGCCTGCTACCACGCCGCTTGCGACACCCTGAAGAACATCAACATGAAGGCGTTCGACGTCAACGTCGACGTCATCGCCAGCGCGGTGGGCCAGTACGCCTGGGACACCAGCCTTCTGAGCAAGCCGGTGGCGCCGCAGAACACCAAGGGTTCGGCGGGCAGCGGCGGTGGCCTGCACGAGGGCCACGACCACGAGGTCACCGAGTAA
- the qcrB gene encoding cytochrome bc1 complex cytochrome b subunit has product MPLRRRKARLKARAGKTAFSGYGAVDGRLPASELARQLLRKAFPDHWSFLLGEIALYTFVVLLLTGVYLTLFFDPSMMESVYTGSYVPLQGVRMTRAYTTTLDISFVVRGGLLIRQIHHWAALVFVAAIAVHLLRIFFTGAFRKPREANWVVGVTLFVLALLEGFAGYSLPDDLLSGTGLRTAATIVGSIPVVGTYLELFVFGGQFPGHAVIPRLYPVHILLVPGLIVALITAHLILVVYLKHTHWAGQGKTNQNAVGSPAFPHFTAKTTGFFLMVFGVLTLLGALAQINPVWNYGPYRANQVSGNAQPDWYVGFLEGALRLMPPWETDFAGHTIMWNVFIPAIALPGVVFTVLFLYPFFEKWVTSDRGEHHLCDRPRNRPTRTGLGVAAIVFYAVLLVAGGNDVVAFSFRVSVEAMIWILRTALIAAPLLAFALTKRLCLALQMRDRRRLTEGEETGQVTQSVNGDLSESRRSLSPTARYRILMRDVPTPLDLPAEGSISSRRRLRTVLSGWYYGDLVELPVTEEQRSRIAERTTPPEPVREREEREPPSALDTHVLEDHSQHPRQDQAQPDQEQPQTEHHTEDEQGHPRSCQ; this is encoded by the coding sequence ATGCCCCTGCGGAGACGTAAGGCGCGACTGAAGGCCCGGGCCGGGAAGACGGCGTTCAGTGGTTACGGCGCGGTGGATGGGCGCCTGCCCGCCAGCGAGCTGGCCAGGCAGTTGCTGCGCAAGGCCTTTCCCGACCACTGGTCCTTTCTCCTTGGTGAGATCGCTCTCTACACTTTCGTGGTCCTGCTCCTCACCGGCGTGTACCTCACCCTGTTCTTCGACCCGAGCATGATGGAGAGCGTCTACACCGGTTCCTATGTGCCCCTTCAGGGGGTGAGGATGACGCGGGCCTACACCACCACCCTCGACATCAGCTTCGTCGTGCGCGGAGGCCTGCTGATCCGTCAGATCCACCACTGGGCGGCACTCGTGTTCGTCGCCGCGATCGCCGTCCATTTACTGCGTATCTTCTTCACCGGCGCCTTCCGTAAACCGCGGGAGGCCAACTGGGTCGTGGGCGTGACGCTGTTCGTACTCGCGCTTCTCGAAGGATTCGCGGGCTACTCGCTGCCCGACGACCTGCTGTCCGGTACGGGCCTGAGGACGGCGGCCACCATCGTGGGGTCGATCCCTGTCGTCGGAACCTACTTGGAGCTGTTCGTCTTCGGCGGACAGTTCCCGGGCCATGCCGTGATTCCCCGTTTGTACCCCGTGCATATCCTGCTCGTGCCCGGCCTGATCGTGGCGCTGATCACCGCTCATCTCATCCTGGTTGTCTATCTCAAACACACCCACTGGGCGGGTCAGGGGAAGACCAACCAAAACGCTGTCGGCTCACCGGCGTTTCCTCACTTCACCGCGAAGACCACAGGTTTTTTCCTCATGGTGTTCGGCGTACTGACCTTGCTGGGCGCGCTCGCTCAGATCAACCCCGTATGGAACTACGGCCCCTACCGCGCCAACCAGGTCTCCGGTAACGCACAGCCGGACTGGTATGTCGGGTTCCTGGAGGGCGCGCTCCGGCTGATGCCACCATGGGAGACCGACTTTGCGGGCCACACCATCATGTGGAATGTGTTCATTCCGGCGATCGCCCTGCCAGGCGTGGTCTTTACAGTGCTGTTCCTCTATCCCTTTTTCGAGAAATGGGTGACGAGCGACCGCGGGGAACACCATCTGTGCGACCGGCCGCGCAACCGGCCGACCCGTACGGGGCTCGGAGTGGCGGCCATCGTGTTCTACGCCGTTCTCCTGGTCGCCGGCGGCAATGACGTCGTCGCCTTCTCGTTCAGGGTTTCGGTCGAGGCCATGATCTGGATCCTCAGAACAGCGCTGATCGCCGCCCCACTCCTGGCCTTCGCGCTGACCAAACGCCTCTGCCTCGCCCTTCAGATGCGGGACCGCCGCCGACTGACCGAAGGAGAGGAGACCGGCCAGGTGACACAGTCGGTGAACGGCGATCTCTCGGAGAGCCGCCGTAGCCTGAGCCCGACAGCCCGCTACCGCATCCTGATGCGTGATGTCCCGACGCCCCTGGACCTCCCTGCGGAGGGCTCGATCTCGAGTCGGCGACGGCTTCGGACCGTACTGAGCGGCTGGTACTACGGGGACCTCGTGGAACTGCCCGTCACGGAGGAGCAACGGTCCCGGATCGCGGAGCGGACGACACCACCGGAGCCGGTCCGCGAACGCGAGGAACGAGAACCGCCCTCAGCCCTGGACACGCACGTACTGGAAGACCATTCCCAACACCCCCGCCAGGACCAAGCCCAGCCCGATCAGGAACAGCCACAGACCGAACACCACACCGAGGACGAGCAGGGCCATCCCCGCAGCTGTCAGTGA
- the ctaD gene encoding aa3-type cytochrome oxidase subunit I — translation MAQDLQEAAPAEPVANKRINAGVRLMGWLTTTDHKVIGNLYMVTAFGFFLLAGVLAMLMRAELARPGLQIVSVEQYNQLFTIHGTVMMLLFATPMFGGFANAIMPLQIGAPDVAFPRLNALTYWLFLFGGIIVVSGFVVPGGAAHFGWFAYAPLNSAVFSPGAGGDLWTMGLVLSGISTTLASVNFITTIVCLRAPGMTMFRMPIFTWNVLFTSILALLSFPVLAAALLALEADRKFGAHVYDAANGGALLWQHLFWFFGHPEVYIVALPFFGVVSEIIPAFSRKPMFGYFGMVMATISITMLSAVVWAHHMFATGAVLLPFFSAMSFIIAVPTGVKFFNWIGTMWHGSISFETPMLWAIGFLVTFLLGGLSGVLIASPPLDFHLTDSYFIVAHLHYVLFGTVVFAMFGGFYFWWPKLTGRMLDERIGRIHFWTLFIGFQLTFLVQHWLGEAGMPRRYADYLAADGFTLLNTISSVGSFLLGLSTLPFLYNVWRTSRYAPKVDVDDPWGFGRSLEWATSCPPPRHNFRALPRVRSDSPAFDLHHPLTPEKQKPGLGRGGSRPASGAEEESGE, via the coding sequence ATGGCGCAGGACCTGCAGGAAGCCGCGCCGGCTGAGCCGGTGGCCAACAAGCGCATCAATGCCGGTGTGAGACTCATGGGCTGGCTGACGACCACCGACCACAAGGTCATCGGCAATCTCTACATGGTCACCGCGTTCGGGTTCTTCCTGTTGGCCGGAGTGTTGGCCATGCTCATGCGAGCGGAGCTGGCCCGGCCAGGACTGCAGATCGTCAGCGTGGAACAGTACAACCAGCTGTTCACCATCCACGGCACCGTCATGATGCTGCTGTTCGCCACGCCGATGTTCGGCGGCTTCGCGAACGCCATCATGCCGCTTCAGATCGGCGCGCCCGACGTCGCCTTCCCCCGCCTCAACGCGCTCACCTACTGGCTCTTCCTCTTCGGCGGAATCATCGTGGTGTCCGGATTCGTGGTGCCCGGCGGCGCGGCGCACTTCGGCTGGTTCGCCTACGCACCACTGAACAGTGCCGTCTTCTCACCCGGCGCCGGCGGAGACCTCTGGACCATGGGGCTCGTGCTGTCGGGGATCAGTACGACCCTGGCATCGGTCAATTTCATCACTACGATCGTCTGTCTGCGGGCGCCGGGTATGACCATGTTCCGGATGCCGATCTTCACCTGGAACGTACTGTTCACCTCGATCCTCGCACTGCTCTCGTTTCCGGTGCTCGCCGCCGCCCTGCTCGCCCTCGAAGCCGACCGGAAGTTCGGGGCCCATGTTTACGACGCCGCGAACGGCGGGGCGCTGCTGTGGCAGCACCTGTTCTGGTTCTTCGGCCATCCCGAGGTCTACATTGTCGCGCTGCCCTTCTTCGGAGTGGTGAGCGAGATCATTCCCGCGTTCAGCCGGAAGCCGATGTTCGGGTATTTCGGAATGGTGATGGCCACGATCAGCATCACCATGCTCTCGGCGGTTGTCTGGGCCCATCACATGTTCGCGACAGGAGCCGTTCTCCTGCCCTTCTTCTCTGCCATGTCGTTCATCATCGCCGTGCCCACCGGCGTCAAGTTCTTCAACTGGATCGGCACCATGTGGCACGGCAGTATCTCGTTCGAGACACCCATGCTCTGGGCGATCGGCTTCCTCGTGACTTTTCTCCTCGGCGGCCTCAGTGGAGTGCTGATCGCCTCACCCCCGTTGGACTTCCATCTCACCGATTCGTACTTCATCGTCGCCCACCTCCATTACGTGCTCTTCGGAACAGTGGTCTTCGCGATGTTCGGCGGCTTCTACTTCTGGTGGCCCAAGTTGACGGGACGCATGCTGGATGAACGCATCGGACGTATACATTTCTGGACCTTGTTCATCGGCTTTCAGCTGACCTTCCTGGTCCAGCACTGGCTGGGAGAGGCCGGAATGCCCCGGCGTTACGCCGACTATCTCGCGGCGGACGGCTTCACCCTGCTCAATACGATCTCGTCCGTCGGCTCCTTTCTTCTGGGCCTGTCGACACTGCCGTTCCTGTACAACGTGTGGCGCACCAGCCGTTACGCTCCCAAGGTCGATGTGGACGACCCGTGGGGGTTCGGCCGTTCCCTGGAGTGGGCGACCTCCTGTCCGCCCCCGAGGCACAATTTCCGGGCTTTGCCCCGCGTACGTTCCGACTCGCCGGCCTTCGACCTGCACCACCCCCTCACGCCGGAGAAGCAGAAGCCGGGCCTCGGCCGAGGCGGGTCCCGCCCCGCATCGGGCGCTGAAGAGGAGTCGGGCGAATGA